Part of the Cloacibacterium caeni genome is shown below.
TTTTCTCTTTTACTCTTATATCATAAATTTTCTCTGGAAAATCTAATGGTAACTTTAATTTTTCATCATCGTTATTAAAAGAGAACTTTTCTTTTAAATCAATTTCAACTGGTTCAAAATCTTCTAAAGAAGGGAGTAAAGTCATTACCGCATCTTTAAAAAGCTCAAAATACTGTGGTTTTTTCTTTGAAAGTCCATAAATAAAATATGCTGAATTTGCAGCTTCATTCATAGATAATGAATAATCATTTTTTACAATTAAATTTTCATTATTTTGAATCCTAATTTTTTTAAATAAATCATCAGGGTTTTGTAACGTATCAACTGATGCTATAGTTAACTCGTTGATAACTTTTATAAGTGGGTAATAAAATAAGTCATCAAAACTTTCTAATTTATTAATAACCAATTCATCTTTATCAATTTTTATTTCTCTATCGCATCTCCCTGTCTTTGATGGTAAATAAGTTGCTTTATTTAAACCCCTTTTTATAAAAGTAGAATATTTTAAATCAATATTTAAATCTTTAACCTTCAAAGACTCTTCTAATATCCTTTTGCCTTTTTCTTTATCGTTCTTTATCCAATCAAATGAATATGAATAAATAATTGAAAATTTTGAAGATTCACTTATTTCAATTTCAAATTTAAAAGGTCTATCGTCAATATTCTTATTATAGGGTATAAAAGGTTTAAAAGCCATCATTTTAGCTTTAGTTTTTGATTGATTTTTTATAAAGTCAATTCCAAATTGGATACCTTTAATAATATTTGATTTTCCATAATTATTTAAAGCAACAAGAGTATTGATTTTGTTAAAGTCCAACTCTACATTTTCAACATTGGAAAAACCTCCAAATTTCACCCTAACTATTTCCATAATACGAAATGTTTTATTTCATTTAAAATGCAAAAATAGTAAAATATATTTAAAAAATGAAACAAAACGAAACAAAAAACAACTTAATAGAATACAACCACAACCATTCCACCTCTCATTTTTCAAAAAATAATTTTCTAAAACATAAATCTCACCTCTTTTAATCTTCCATAAACTCAGCAACCACAAAAAGGTTTTTCTTTTGGTTATTTTCAAATTCAAAAAACTTTAACGAAATTTGTAGCATGAACAAAAAACCAGTTATTGCTATTGACGGATTTTCATCTACCGGAAAAAGTTCAATTTCTAAAGTGATTGCCCAAAAACTTGACCTCATCCACATTGATACAGGTGCACTCTACCGTGGAATTACGTATTTCGCTTTAGAAAACTGCCTTAATGACAGCCAAGAAATAGACATAAAGTCACTCTTTGAAAAATTTGACCAAATTCATTTGGAATTTATTTTAAACAATGGCGTTTTAGAGCTTTTCCTCAATGGTAAAAACATCGATAAAGAAATTCGTGAACCTAGAGTTTCTGACCATGTAAGCCTCATTGCAAAACAGGCAGAAGTAAGAGCTTTTTTACTTGATTTTCAACGAAATTTAGCCCAAAAAGGTGGTGTCATTATGGACGGAAGAGACATAGGAACTGTTATTTTGCCTCATGCAGATTATAAATTTTTCATCACCGCCAGTCCAGAAGAAAGAGCCAAAAGAAGACATCTGGAACTGCAACATTCTGGCGTAGACATTTCTAGAGAAGAAGTTTACGAAAACCTAAAAACCAGAGATAAAATTGATAGCGAAAGAGCGGTAGCTCCACTAAAAAAAGCAGATGATGCCATCTTGATAGACAATACTTTACTGAACAAAGAAGAAACCATAGCATTGATTCTATCACATATTTCGAAATAAAAAATAGAATCTATTCATACAATTTTAACATAAATTTGTGAAAATTTTCCTTATATTTGGTATAGAAGTTGTGAGAATGAAGAGGTAAACGAAAATAAATTATTAACACTAAATTATTACAAAATGGAAAAAGGTAAAAATACAGCAGGAATTATTGCAGGTCTTTTAGCAGGTGCTGCAGTAGGTGTAGTTCTAGGAATGCTTTACGCTCCAGAAGAAGGTAAAGAAACCAGAAAAAAACTAAAAGCTAAAGCAAATGATTTAAAAGATCAAGCATTAGATGAATATGATAAAGTATCTGAAAAAGTAAAGTCGGAATACGGAAATCTATCAGACAAGGCAAAAGAAAATTTAGATAAAGTAGTTTCTAGCGTAAAAGATAGCTACGAAAAATACAAACATACCGCAGCCAATAAAGCTTCGGAAGTAGTAAAAGAAGTAGAAACAGAGCTAGATGCTTTAAAATAATCTATAAAGTTTTTATAAAATTTTATAAAGGAACTTATCATAAAAGTTCCTTTTTTTGTACCTTTAAACAAAGAAATTTGCCATGATAGACCTCATCAAAGATTACGCAGAAAAAAAAATAGAACTCGTAAAGCTAGATGCTACCGAGAAATCTCTTAAAATCATTGGAGTTTCAGTACCTGTAATGATTATCTCTGTTCTTGCCATTTTCTTTATCTTTTTGTTAAACGTGAGTTTAGGTTTATTCTTAGGAAATTGGCTCCACAACTTTGCTTATGGCTTCCTCATTCTTGCAGGATTCTATTTATTGCTCATTTTATTGGTCTTTTTAATGAGAAATTACATTAAAAAATTCATCACCAATAAGGCAATAGAAACGCTTTTTAACGATTAAAATCCAAGACATGAAAAACTTAGAAGACTTAAGAAAACGCAAGGAAACTTTAAGAAAAGAAATTGCCGAGTTAGAAGACATCGCAGCATTTAAAAATCCTAAAGAAAGTTTAAGTGCCATCACTCATGGATTCACAGACCAATTTTTAGTTGATAAGACTGACGAAAACGGAGAACACCGATTAAAACTGAAACCCGCAGAAATTCTAAGTTTTGCAACTGGTGGCGCTTCCGAAAATTATATCAAAACCAAAATTAATCAATACGGCGAAGAAAAAATAGGCATCAATACTCAAAACGTAGTAGGAAGCATCGCTGAAAATGCCATCAAAATAGGATTGGCAGCTGTAGTGACCAATTTTGCGAAGAAAAGCCTTTATCATAGCAGTTGGAAGAAAAAAATAATTGGCATTGCACTTATTTATTTGGCTCCCTTTATTTTAAAATTTTTAAGAGAAAAATTAGAAGAATACGAAGAACGTGAAGTTTTAAAAAGCCTAGAAGAAATTTTATAATATGGAAAAGGAATTTGTAGATTTTAGAACTACCATACAACATTCATGGGAAAATTTCCTAAGTCAATTGCCGGCAATTTTGATGGCAATTTTGGTTTTTATTGCGGGAATTTTCGCCATTAAACTATTTTCAAAAGTTGTTACTAAATTCATAGACGAAAAATCAAAAGATTCTATCGTTACAGATTTCTTGGTGAATATCGTTTCTTTTATCCTCACCATTTTTTTGGTTATCGTTTGTTTGGGGATTTTAGGCTACGGAAACATTACCGATAAAATTCTAGCAGGAACTGCGCTCACCACTTTTATTGTAGGTTTTGCTTTAAAAGATATTGGCGAAAATTTCTTGGCAGGAATTCTTATGGCATTTAGAAGACCTTTTAGAATCGGCGATTTAATCGAAGTACAAGGAATGAGAGGCAGAGTAAAAAAAATGTCGCTCAGAGAAACCAATATTAAAACTCTTGACGGAAAAGATGTTTTCATTCCCAATTCCATTATACTTAAAAATCCACTTGAAAATTTCACGCACAACCAACTTTTGAGAAGTGAATTCTTCATTAATGTAGATTATTCCGAAGATTTAGAAAAAGTGATGAAGGATATTTTACACATCATCAATTCGTTTGAAGAAGTAGAGAAAAATCCTCATGCAAGTGTTTATGTACAGGAAATAGATGGCGAAAAAATAAAATTGCGTGGCGCTTATTGGTTCAAAACGACTGATGTAAACGCTCCCGGAAACAGTTTAAAATCTGAAATATTGTTCAAAGTTATTCATTACATCAAAAAACAAGACATTCAAATCGAGGAAAACTCTCCCAATCCTGATGATGAACGAAAAACGGTAAAAGAATAATTTTTACTTCAAAAAACGTAGTTTTTCTTGGAGACAAGTGAATTTCACCGGTGCATAACCGATGAATTCTCCGTCCATATCAATGGTTAAAGCCAAACCATCTGCATTTTCGATGAAAACTTCCTGTGCCGAAGTATAAGAAACTTGTGGATGATTGATTTTTTTGCATTTTTTAGCGGTCCCAATATTTCTAAAGTAATCTAACAAACTGATGTCTCCCACATTGGTAATGGCAAAATCGCCATCAGAAATCTCTGCATGAGGCGCAATTCCTATAGCATTCCCGAAATATTTGGCATTGGCAACTACATAATTCAGCACTTTTCCTTGCCACGTAAAATCTTTGGCAGTAACCTTGATGGTTTTCTTTTTGTACATTAAAAAAGTAGAAAGAATGGCAATGAAATAATTCACATCGCCTGGAAAAACCAAAGGCAATCTTTCTTTACTGATGACTACTTCTCCCCCAATTCCTACATCTGAAACATTGATGAAAAAACGCTCAGCTTTTTGTTTTTCTCGATTCAGAAATTCTGCAAACCCCACATCTACAAGCGCAGAAGAATCTTTTGCAATAAGCGATTGCAATTCGTCTATGGTTGTATAACCTAGATTTTTGATAAAATCATTGCCGCTTCCAGATGGTAAAATCCCAATTTTTATTTGAGAAATCCTCTCCCAATCATAGCCATGTTCTGTACGAAACGCTTCTATTAATCCATTCACTATCTCATTCAGCGTTCCATCTCCACCTACTGCAATAAAATGGGTAAAACCTTCTTCCACCGCTCTTTTTGGCAAGGTTAAAAAATGCCCAGAATATTCTGAAATAAAAAACTGATAGTCTTGATTGAGAAAATGATGCTGAATATCGATTTCAATTTTCTTGAAATGTCTAATCGTAGGATTGATGAAAAAGGCGATTTTTGGCATTGAGAGAGGTAAAGGTAAAGGTTGAGGTAAAAATTGATATAAAAATTAGCTTTTAAAGATAAACATTTTTCTCAAAACTAATTCCTAAATCCTAACCTCTAATTCCTAAATCCTAATCCCTAAATTTTAGAAAAAATCTGTCCTAGAATGATTCCTGTCGCCATCGAAACATTAAGGCTTTCTGTAGATTGCTTTTGTCCGAATCGAGGAATGGTAATGTTTTGGGAAACCAATTTTTCAACTTCTGGTCGCATTCCGTTTCCTTCATTGCCTAATATAAGATTGAATTTCTCAGGAAAATCAAAGTGATAAATATTTTCGCCCACCATGTCTGTTCCGATGTTTACAGCGTCTGTTTTAGCCAAATATTCGGTTAAATCAGTATACACCACATTGATTCTAGCAAAAGAACCTTTGGTAGACTGAATCACTTTTGGATTGTACACATCTACGGTGTCTTGACTGCAAATTACCTGCTCTATTCCGAACCAATCTGCCAATCTGATGATGGTTCCCAGATTTCCCGGGTCTTGAATTCCGTCTAAAATAATCTGTATTTTCTGTTGCTCTAGCATTTCAGTAGAAGGCAATTCTACTACTGCTACAGAATCTTTTGGTGTTTGCAGAAAACTAATTTTCTTCAGTTCACGTTCTGTAATCGGATGAATATCTGTTTCGGGGAAGGATAAATCTTCGGGTTGAATAGAAAAAATTTCTTGAATTTTGTAAGAGGAATGTTTCAACTCTTGGATTATTTTGTTACCTTCAACCAAAAACAAATTGTATTTTTGTCTGAACTTCTTTTTGTCCAGAGACTGAAAAACTTTTATTTTATGAGCAGTAAGCATTTTTTTAAATATTTTCAAAAATACCACATATTTTTATCTTTTGCAATCCTCGTTTGGTTTCTTTACGCTTGTAACAGTACCAAGAAAGTTCCGAATGGTGAGTATTTATTGACCAAAAATAATTTTGAATATGTAGACCGAAAAGATTTCGATGAAGAAATCCCGAATTTTGTCAGTCAAAAACCCAATAAAAAAGATCTCTATTTGTTCCCTACTCGTTTATGGATTTATAACATGGCGAATGCGAAATATGACAGCATTCTAAACGAGTATCAAACGTTTCCGAGACAAATGAGAAATCAAAAACTGAGAGATTCTCTTTATGTGAAATACAATCATCCAGAATTGAAGGGCAATAGTTTGTTTTGGAACAGAGTTTGGCATTCTTTAGGGAAACCTCCTATTATTTTAGAGCAAGGAAAAACCGAAACCAGTGCCAATTCCATTAAAAAATTCTTGGTGTATAAAGGATTTTGGGACGCTCATGTCGATTTTTCCCACAAACTCGATTCGGCGGCAAAAAAAGCACAAGCCAATTACAAAATCACGTATAAAGATCCTACTTATATCAACGGATATTACTACAATATTCCCTACGAAAACATCCGAAATATTTACGAAGAAAAAATTACAGAATCTAAAGTAAAATCAGGAGATGTTTTAGACCAAGAAAAATTAGAAGGCGAGGTCAAAAGAATTACCGAACTCATGCAAGAAAAAGGCTTTTACAGCTTCAATAGAGATGGTGGCGAAATTTATTTTACGGCAGACACTTTGCAAAGCAGAAAGCAAGTTCCACTCACCATGGATATTTTGAAAGACACGCTGAAAACACCTTACAAACAATACACCATTGGCAACGTAGAAATTCAATATTTAGAAAAAATCACAGATAAGCCAGAGCTAGATACGGTTCATAAAGATGCTAAAATTAAAAGAATAGATAAACAATATAAACTAAAAGCACTTTGGAGACCTATTACGTTGAAAAAAGGTGAAATTTACAACCAAAAAAATCTTGATCTTACCAAAAGAAACTTCATTGCCCTTAATAATTTCAGTATTGCGAGCTATGAAGCATCACCAGATCAATACAGCAATCCGAATGATACGATTATCAATGTAAAATACAAACTCATTCCGTTACCGAAATATAATTTTAAAACGGCGATTGATTTACATTATTCTCAAATTTTGAACTTCGGGTTTTCTCCTTCTGCCGAATTGACGGCTAGAAATGTTTTTGGTGGCGCCGAAAACTTTACCGGAAGTGTTTCTGGAACCTTTGGTACGGTTTACGATGAAAAAAATCCAAACGCGTTGTTTAACGCTTCTGAATATTCCCTACAATTTGGGTTGAATTTCCCAAGATTGCTTTTGCCATTTAATACCGAAAAATTTGTACCCAATAAATATTCACCTGTTTCTACAGTGAATTTAGGTGCTTCGGTACAGAATAATATTGGGATGGACAGAATCAACGTGAACGCTGGTTTGAATTATTTCATCACCGTGAATGAAGTGATTTCTCACCGATTATCCGTTTTTAATACGCAGTTTTCATTTACCCGAAATAAGAATAAATATTATGATTTATTCAAAACGGAAGGAGATATTAAAGACGGAATTTTTAATCTTTATGATATCTATAATCCGGGTGCTATTAACTTAGACACAGAAGCCAAATCTAGATTATTGCTTAATGATACAGGTTTTGCGAATAGTCTTTCGCCAACTGGTTTAGATTTATTGCTCAATTTCAGACAGTCAACCATCAAAAAAGACCGATTGACCCAAGACGTTCTCATCAATTCTTTGGCTTACAATTATATCTACAATGAAATCGGGAAAAAAGGCTATCAAAACCCATTCTTTTTGGATGCTAAAGTAGAATTGGCTGGGAATTTATTGAGTATTTTCAGTAAAAACAATACGGATTCTGGGGTTTTGACCAACAGCAAAACGATATTCGGCATTCCGATTTCTCAGTTTGTGAAATTCGATATTGATGCGAGAAAATATTTTACTTTCAAAAACAAATCACAGTTTATTGTAAGACAATTTATTGGTGTAGGAATTCCTTATGGAAATTCTAGCAACATGCCATTTATCCGTTCGTATTTCAATGGGGGAAGTAATGACATCAGAGCTTGGATTGCTTTTGGTGGATTAGGTCCTGCCGATACACAAATCGACCAAAAAGTGAGAGCTTATATGATGGATAACGTAAAATTGACCACCAACATAGAATACCGATATCCATTTAATGAAATGTTTGAAGGTGCCGTTTTCGCAGATGCTGGAAACATTTGGAGCACCAAAGATTCAGGAATTGGCGATGAATTTAAGTTCAATAAATTTATTTCTCAAATGGGATTGGGTTCTGGTTTCGGATTGAGAATGCATGTAGCCTACATTACCGTAAGAATAGATTTAGCCTACAAATTACACGACCCAAATCAGCCAAAAGGCGAAAGATGGGTTTTTGACAAAATAAAACCATTTAAACCAACCTTCAACTTCTCGATTGGTTATCCTTTCTAAAAAAACAAATATGAAGAAAAATTTAATCGTTCTTGCACTGCTTAACAGTGTTTTCTTATTTTCACAAGAAAGAAATCTTAGAAATATTCAGCAACTGACTGATGGTGGAGATAATGCCGAAGCGTATTTCTCTCCCAATAGAAAATTCCTGACGATGCAAGTCACCAATAAAAATTTGGGTGCAGAATGTGACCAGATTTTCGCCTATGATTTATCGAAGGATTATTCTAAAAAATCTGACAATCTACAATTAATTTCTACAGGAAAAGGAAGAACAACCTGCTCTTTCTTTATGCCAGATAACCAACATATTCTCTACGCATCTACGCATGAAGCGAGCAACGCTTGTCCAGCTCCGCCTGTTTCTAAAGACGGAAAATATCTTTGGGCTATTTATCCAGAATTTGACATTTATATGGCAGATTTGAGCGGGAAAATTGTCAAAAAATTAACCGATGTTCCTGGTTATGATGCAGAAGCTGTGGTTTCTCCAGATGGTAAAAAAATTGTTTTCACATCTACCAGAACAGGAGATTTAGAACTCTGGACAATGGATATTGACGGGAAAAATCTGAAACAACTTACCTTCGGTTTAGGTTATGATGGTGGTGCGTTTTTCTCTCATGATTCTAAAAAAATTGTATTCCGTGCTTCTCGACCAAAAACCGATGCCGAAATTAAAGAATACAAAGATTATTTGGCACAAAATCTCGTTGCTCCTACCAATATGGAAATCTACACCATCAATGCTGATGGAACAGATTTAAAACAAATTACGCACCTTGGAAAAGCGAATTGGGCGCCTTATTTCACTCCAAATGACAAGAAAATTATTTTCTCAAGTAATCATCATTCTACCAGAGGTTATGATTTCCAGTTGTACACCATAGATTTAGAAGGAAAAAACCTGAAACAAATCACCTACGAAAGTGAATTCAATGCGTTCCCGATGTTCTCTAAAGACGGGAAAAAATTGGTTTTCAGTAGCAATAGAAATCAGTCGAAGCCGAGAGAAACCAATGTTTTCATCGCAGATTGGGTAGACACAGACGAAGCAGAAAATGTAAACGAAACTCAACTTAAAAATCATCTTACTTATCTTGCCAGTGACGAATTGCAAGGAAGATTGGCAGGAAGTGAAGGTGAGAAAAAAGCGGCCAATTATATTCAGAAATATTTTAAAAAATTAGGCCTTAAAACCCATTTACAGCCATTTGAATATTCCATAAAACTGAATCCACACGATGAAAATTCTTCTACGCCAAGTAAAGGAACTAACGTGATAGGATATTTAGACAATAAAGCCTTTAAAACGATTGTCATTGGCGCACATTATGACCATTTAGGATTGAACCAACATCATCAATCAACGCTGATGAATTCTGACGGACAAATTCACAATGGTGCAGATGATAATGCTTCTGGCGTTTCGGCAGTGATGGAATTGGCGAGAGTTTTTGCTAAAAATAAGACTCA
Proteins encoded:
- a CDS encoding phosphoribosyl-ATP pyrophosphatase, producing MKNLEDLRKRKETLRKEIAELEDIAAFKNPKESLSAITHGFTDQFLVDKTDENGEHRLKLKPAEILSFATGGASENYIKTKINQYGEEKIGINTQNVVGSIAENAIKIGLAAVVTNFAKKSLYHSSWKKKIIGIALIYLAPFILKFLREKLEEYEEREVLKSLEEIL
- a CDS encoding YtxH domain-containing protein; the protein is MEKGKNTAGIIAGLLAGAAVGVVLGMLYAPEEGKETRKKLKAKANDLKDQALDEYDKVSEKVKSEYGNLSDKAKENLDKVVSSVKDSYEKYKHTAANKASEVVKEVETELDALK
- a CDS encoding TrmH family RNA methyltransferase — protein: MLTAHKIKVFQSLDKKKFRQKYNLFLVEGNKIIQELKHSSYKIQEIFSIQPEDLSFPETDIHPITERELKKISFLQTPKDSVAVVELPSTEMLEQQKIQIILDGIQDPGNLGTIIRLADWFGIEQVICSQDTVDVYNPKVIQSTKGSFARINVVYTDLTEYLAKTDAVNIGTDMVGENIYHFDFPEKFNLILGNEGNGMRPEVEKLVSQNITIPRFGQKQSTESLNVSMATGIILGQIFSKI
- a CDS encoding phage holin family protein — its product is MIDLIKDYAEKKIELVKLDATEKSLKIIGVSVPVMIISVLAIFFIFLLNVSLGLFLGNWLHNFAYGFLILAGFYLLLILLVFLMRNYIKKFITNKAIETLFND
- a CDS encoding AAA family ATPase encodes the protein MEIVRVKFGGFSNVENVELDFNKINTLVALNNYGKSNIIKGIQFGIDFIKNQSKTKAKMMAFKPFIPYNKNIDDRPFKFEIEISESSKFSIIYSYSFDWIKNDKEKGKRILEESLKVKDLNIDLKYSTFIKRGLNKATYLPSKTGRCDREIKIDKDELVINKLESFDDLFYYPLIKVINELTIASVDTLQNPDDLFKKIRIQNNENLIVKNDYSLSMNEAANSAYFIYGLSKKKPQYFELFKDAVMTLLPSLEDFEPVEIDLKEKFSFNNDDEKLKLPLDFPEKIYDIRVKEKNNNQQTSITSLSSGSQKIFYVVSVAIAAEINKVPLITYEELENSIHPGLLQKLLIILDNLLEHSKILLSSHSPYLIQYLDFSNIKIGTPNEKGLAIFKQLRKTKFNKLLLLAEDENISVGDLIFEKMIECQSSENDFFNEMCS
- a CDS encoding mechanosensitive ion channel family protein, yielding MEKEFVDFRTTIQHSWENFLSQLPAILMAILVFIAGIFAIKLFSKVVTKFIDEKSKDSIVTDFLVNIVSFILTIFLVIVCLGILGYGNITDKILAGTALTTFIVGFALKDIGENFLAGILMAFRRPFRIGDLIEVQGMRGRVKKMSLRETNIKTLDGKDVFIPNSIILKNPLENFTHNQLLRSEFFINVDYSEDLEKVMKDILHIINSFEEVEKNPHASVYVQEIDGEKIKLRGAYWFKTTDVNAPGNSLKSEILFKVIHYIKKQDIQIEENSPNPDDERKTVKE
- the cmk gene encoding (d)CMP kinase yields the protein MNKKPVIAIDGFSSTGKSSISKVIAQKLDLIHIDTGALYRGITYFALENCLNDSQEIDIKSLFEKFDQIHLEFILNNGVLELFLNGKNIDKEIREPRVSDHVSLIAKQAEVRAFLLDFQRNLAQKGGVIMDGRDIGTVILPHADYKFFITASPEERAKRRHLELQHSGVDISREEVYENLKTRDKIDSERAVAPLKKADDAILIDNTLLNKEETIALILSHISK
- a CDS encoding diacylglycerol/lipid kinase family protein; translation: MPKIAFFINPTIRHFKKIEIDIQHHFLNQDYQFFISEYSGHFLTLPKRAVEEGFTHFIAVGGDGTLNEIVNGLIEAFRTEHGYDWERISQIKIGILPSGSGNDFIKNLGYTTIDELQSLIAKDSSALVDVGFAEFLNREKQKAERFFINVSDVGIGGEVVISKERLPLVFPGDVNYFIAILSTFLMYKKKTIKVTAKDFTWQGKVLNYVVANAKYFGNAIGIAPHAEISDGDFAITNVGDISLLDYFRNIGTAKKCKKINHPQVSYTSAQEVFIENADGLALTIDMDGEFIGYAPVKFTCLQEKLRFLK
- the tamL gene encoding translocation and assembly module lipoprotein TamL, with the protein product MSSKHFFKYFQKYHIFLSFAILVWFLYACNSTKKVPNGEYLLTKNNFEYVDRKDFDEEIPNFVSQKPNKKDLYLFPTRLWIYNMANAKYDSILNEYQTFPRQMRNQKLRDSLYVKYNHPELKGNSLFWNRVWHSLGKPPIILEQGKTETSANSIKKFLVYKGFWDAHVDFSHKLDSAAKKAQANYKITYKDPTYINGYYYNIPYENIRNIYEEKITESKVKSGDVLDQEKLEGEVKRITELMQEKGFYSFNRDGGEIYFTADTLQSRKQVPLTMDILKDTLKTPYKQYTIGNVEIQYLEKITDKPELDTVHKDAKIKRIDKQYKLKALWRPITLKKGEIYNQKNLDLTKRNFIALNNFSIASYEASPDQYSNPNDTIINVKYKLIPLPKYNFKTAIDLHYSQILNFGFSPSAELTARNVFGGAENFTGSVSGTFGTVYDEKNPNALFNASEYSLQFGLNFPRLLLPFNTEKFVPNKYSPVSTVNLGASVQNNIGMDRINVNAGLNYFITVNEVISHRLSVFNTQFSFTRNKNKYYDLFKTEGDIKDGIFNLYDIYNPGAINLDTEAKSRLLLNDTGFANSLSPTGLDLLLNFRQSTIKKDRLTQDVLINSLAYNYIYNEIGKKGYQNPFFLDAKVELAGNLLSIFSKNNTDSGVLTNSKTIFGIPISQFVKFDIDARKYFTFKNKSQFIVRQFIGVGIPYGNSSNMPFIRSYFNGGSNDIRAWIAFGGLGPADTQIDQKVRAYMMDNVKLTTNIEYRYPFNEMFEGAVFADAGNIWSTKDSGIGDEFKFNKFISQMGLGSGFGLRMHVAYITVRIDLAYKLHDPNQPKGERWVFDKIKPFKPTFNFSIGYPF
- a CDS encoding M20/M25/M40 family metallo-hydrolase; translation: MKKNLIVLALLNSVFLFSQERNLRNIQQLTDGGDNAEAYFSPNRKFLTMQVTNKNLGAECDQIFAYDLSKDYSKKSDNLQLISTGKGRTTCSFFMPDNQHILYASTHEASNACPAPPVSKDGKYLWAIYPEFDIYMADLSGKIVKKLTDVPGYDAEAVVSPDGKKIVFTSTRTGDLELWTMDIDGKNLKQLTFGLGYDGGAFFSHDSKKIVFRASRPKTDAEIKEYKDYLAQNLVAPTNMEIYTINADGTDLKQITHLGKANWAPYFTPNDKKIIFSSNHHSTRGYDFQLYTIDLEGKNLKQITYESEFNAFPMFSKDGKKLVFSSNRNQSKPRETNVFIADWVDTDEAENVNETQLKNHLTYLASDELQGRLAGSEGEKKAANYIQKYFKKLGLKTHLQPFEYSIKLNPHDENSSTPSKGTNVIGYLDNKAFKTIVIGAHYDHLGLNQHHQSTLMNSDGQIHNGADDNASGVSAVMELARVFAKNKTQEKVNYVFVLFSAEEDGLIGSKKFAENVKSQYPNVITMINMDMVGRLDKDKNLTVGGVGSSPVFPDLVKKVKPAGYNITLDESGVGPSDHTSFYLKDIPVLFLFTGTHADYHKPSDDSDKINFDGVKTITNYVFGIANELSQKSEIPFTKTKTTSTKSVPKYKVTLGIMPSYADSKDGLHIDGVTDNRPAALAGIQSGDILTQIGDCKITEVYSYMDCLSKLNAGDEKEVTVIRNGETKIFKVKF